In a single window of the Rhodamnia argentea isolate NSW1041297 chromosome 2, ASM2092103v1, whole genome shotgun sequence genome:
- the LOC115746367 gene encoding uncharacterized protein LOC115746367 isoform X2, protein MVITNKGQMAKSNENPFQQLSGAAWLMIDIIGLNPRPVVEIMEEYCNPYQLDLVAPRSDVTKWKGHRSAHFGPWFVPPGLPNEPNCLIQTSNPLLSAVIHAVEDLQQVLVSSLGALLNGNKPRDLQDTGHHHFTIPYALN, encoded by the exons ATGGTTATCACTAACAAAGGTCAAAtggcaaaatcaaatgaaaaccCTTTTCAACAGCTTTCTGGTGCAGCTTGGCTCATG ATAGATATCATAGGGCTCAACCCTAGACCGGTGGTGGAAATTATGGAGGAATATTGTAATCCTTACCAACTTGATCTTGTAGCCCCTAGATCTGACGTTACCAAGTGGAAAGGCCATCGCTCAGCGCATTTTGGTCCTTGGTTCGTTCCTCCAGGTTTACCTAATGAACCTAATTGTCTGATTCAAACATCAAACCCTCTGTTAAGTGCAGTAATTCATGCAGTTGAG GATCTGCAACAAGTTTTGGTGTCGAGTCTCGGAGCATTGTTGAATGGAAACAAACCACGTGACCTACAGGACACCGGACACCACCATTTCACGATTCCTTATGCTTTAAATTGA
- the LOC115746385 gene encoding F-box protein GID2 isoform X1 has protein sequence MKRPLAGEDAKMKKKVRPDQEPGEDGAIPPTGFAHLDENLLFEVLKHVDARTLAMSACVSKLWHRTAQDERLWELICTRHWPNIGCGNQQLRSVVLALGGFKRLHSLYLPLSKQQQPGSASNSASASASAPASAWAPPLPPMMGVKQPIRWGKDEVHLFLSLLSIRCYEKMNFTNRGR, from the coding sequence ATGAAGCGCCCTCTTGCCGGCGAAGACgccaagatgaagaagaaggtcaGGCCCGACCAAGAGCCCGGGGAAGACGGCGCGATCCCTCCGACCGGGTTCGCTCACCTCGACGAGAATTTGCTCTTCGAGGTGCTCAAGCACGTGGACGCGCGCACGCTCGCGATGTCGGCTTGCGTGAGCAAGCTCTGGCACAGGACCGCACAGGACGAGCGGCTCTGGGAGCTGATCTGCACCCGCCACTGGCCCAACATCGGCTGCGGCAACCAGCAGCTCAGATCCGTCGTCCTCGCGCTCGGCGGCTTCAAGCGGCTCCACTCGCTCTACCTGCCCCTCTCCAAGCAGCAACAGCCCGGCTCGGCCTCCAACTccgcctcggcctcggcctcggcTCCGGCTTCGGCTTGGGCGCCGCCGTTGCCGCCGATGATGGGGGTGAAGCAGCCGATCAGGTGGGGTAAGGACGAGGTGCATCTGTTCCTCTCCCTGCTCTCGATTCGCTGCTATGAGAAGATGAATTTCACCAAcaggggaagatga
- the LOC115746385 gene encoding F-box protein GID2 isoform X2 has protein sequence MKRPLAGEDAKMKKKVRPDQEPGEDGAIPPTGFAHLDENLLFEVLKHVDARTLAMSACVSKLWHRTAQDERLWELICTRHWPNIGCGNQQLRSVVLALGGFKRLHSLYLPLSKQQQPGSASASAWAPPLPPMMGVKQPIRWGKDEVHLFLSLLSIRCYEKMNFTNRGR, from the exons ATGAAGCGCCCTCTTGCCGGCGAAGACgccaagatgaagaagaaggtcaGGCCCGACCAAGAGCCCGGGGAAGACGGCGCGATCCCTCCGACCGGGTTCGCTCACCTCGACGAGAATTTGCTCTTCGAGGTGCTCAAGCACGTGGACGCGCGCACGCTCGCGATGTCGGCTTGCGTGAGCAAGCTCTGGCACAGGACCGCACAGGACGAGCGGCTCTGGGAGCTGATCTGCACCCGCCACTGGCCCAACATCGGCTGCGGCAACCAGCAGCTCAGATCCGTCGTCCTCGCGCTCGGCGGCTTCAAGCGGCTCCACTCGCTCTACCTGCCCCTCTCCAAGCAGCAACAGCCCGGCTCGGCCT CGGCTTCGGCTTGGGCGCCGCCGTTGCCGCCGATGATGGGGGTGAAGCAGCCGATCAGGTGGGGTAAGGACGAGGTGCATCTGTTCCTCTCCCTGCTCTCGATTCGCTGCTATGAGAAGATGAATTTCACCAAcaggggaagatga
- the LOC115746278 gene encoding cytochrome P450 81Q32-like, with translation MEEEAPHQWLNLALISLPLLFLLYKLFLHKNTTPNHHLPPSPPALPIIGHLHLVKEPLHRTLHHLSLEHGQVFSLRLGSRKTVVVSSLSAVEECFTEKDVAFANRPRLLSGKLLNYDYSTIGLCPYGDYWRNLRRFTAVEMFSARPLADYSPVRHKEVLSLVKQLFRDHGSLGDTKDREWLKVDMRRRLLDLTLNVMMRMIAGKSYFGRCQVSEEGKEFREITREFSELFVSAGYIGDFIPALWWADFQGVKKKMESVMKAADRFFQQLVDEHRGRRIESSSSSSSKGVGRTRSSRTTLIDRMLDLQEQNPEFYTNETVKGLVLVMLLAGADTTATTIEWAMILLLNHSEAMRRACDEIESKVGHDHLLEESDLAILNYLQNVISETMRLYPSAPLLLPHESTEDTTIGNFSVPRSTMLLVNAWSLHRDPELWVDAERFMPERFDCGQESNEGFKLIPFGAGRRACPGAVLGRRVVGLSLGALLQCFEWQRVGLEAINVTEGNGITAPPAEPLQALCKPREVMRPFLLLASGDDME, from the exons atggaggaagaagctCCTCATCAATGGCTGAACCTAGCACTCATCTCGCtccccctcctcttcctcctctacaAACTCTTCCTCCATAAGAACACAACTCCCAACCACCACCTCCCACCGAGCCCTCCTGCCCTCCCTATCATCGGGCACCTCCACCTGGTCAAGGAGCCCCTCCACCGAACCCTACACCATCTCTCCCTCGAGCACGGGCAAGTCTTCTCCCTCAGGCTCGGCTCACGCAAAACCGTTGTCGTCTCCTCTTTGTCGGCCGTCGAGGAGTGTTTTACCGAGAAGGACGTCGCCTTCGCCAACCGGCCCCGCTTGCTATCCGGGAAGCTCCTTAACTACGACTACAGCACCATCGGCCTATGCCCTTACGGTGACTACTGGCGTAACCTCCGCCGCTTCACAGCCGTGGAGATGTTCTCGGCGAGGCCTCTTGCCGATTACTCACCTGTCCGGCACAAGGAGGTTCTTTCCCTGGTGAAGCAACTGTTTCGAGATCACGGCAGTCTCGGAGACACGA aAGATAGGGAGTGGCTGAAGGTGGATATGCGACGGAGATTGTTAGATCTTACATTGAATGTGATGATGCGCATGATCGCCGGAAAGAGCTATTTTGGGAGGTGCCAGGTGTCGGAGGAAGGGAAGGAGTTCAGAGAGATCACGAGAGAGTTCTCGGAGCTCTTCGTAAGCGCTGGGTACATCGGGGATTTCATCCCAGCGCTGTGGTGGGCGGATTTTCAGggggtgaagaagaagatggagagcgtGATGAAGGCGGCGGACAGGTTTTTCCAGCAGCTGGTCGACGAGCACCGCGGGAGAAGGATCGagtcgtcgtcatcgtcatcatcgAAAGGGGTCGGCAGGACGAGATCATCAAGAACGACGTTGATCGATCGGATGTTGGATCTCCAAGAACAAAATCCGGAATTCTACACCAACGAAACAGTCAAAGGCCTCGTTCTG GTAATGCTGCTCGCCGGAGCTGACACCACGGCCACCACGATAGAATGGGCAATGATACTTCTCCTCAACCACTCGGAAGCAATGCGAAGGGCTTGCGACGAGATAGAATCCAAGGTAGGACATGACCACCTCCTCGAAGAATCCGACCTCGCTATTCTCAACTACCTTCAAAACGTGATCAGCGAGACAATGAGGCTGTATCCATCAGCTCCGCTACTTCTTCCTCATGAGTCCACGGAGGACACGACCATCGGGAACTTCAGCGTTCCGCGAAGCACGATGTTGCTGGTAAATGCGTGGAGCCTTCACCGGGACCCCGAGCTGTGGGTGGATGCCGAGAGATTCATGCCCGAGAGATTCGATTGCGGCCAAGAGAGTAATGAAGGGTTTAaattgattccttttggtgCCGGAAGGCGAGCTTGTCCCGGGGCTGTTCTTGGGAGGAGAGTGGTGGGGTTATCGTTAGGAGCATTGCTTCAGTGCTTCGAGTGGCAGAGAGTTGGCCTGGAGGCGATCAACGTGACGGAGGGCAACGGCATCACCGCGCCACCGGCGGAGCCTTTGCAGGCTTTGTGCAAGCCACGTGAAGTCATGAGGCCCTTCCTGCTCCTGGCCAGTGGAGATGATATGGAGTAA
- the LOC115746400 gene encoding cytochrome P450 81Q32-like yields MDDVWVYIISASSCLFLLCFFKLQRSNRRNLPPSPPSLPIIGHLLLIKEPVHRTLQSLSHRYGPVLSLSFGSRPVVVVSSPSAAEECFTRNDAVLANRPHMLSSEIFGYGLTTIGTAPYGPLWRDLRRLTVLQILSPHRLAGSLAIRLEEVRLLVKSFYKEAAMVAGGGGCAKVEMRSRLQDLSFNIIMRMISGKRYFGAAIDADDAEVARQFREVIKEAFELSGTDPSDFLPALRKVVDFKGRKRRMVDVAKRSDVILQGMIDELRSRRKRSDGGREVESKTMIDTMLSEGYSDDSIKGQMLSMLAAGTDTSSVTMEWALSLLLNHPDVMKKAQAELDDVVGPDRLPDEADIQKLPCLQNIINEALRLFPPAPLLVPHESFEDCTIGGFDVPQGTMILVNAWAIQRDSKVWDDPTSFKPERHEGLEGDHAYRLLPFGMGRRGCPGAGLANRVVGLALAALIQCFEWERVGEEPVDMSEGTGLVMPKRQPLEAMCKARECMVANVLGQL; encoded by the exons atggatGACGTGTGGGTGTACATCATCTCAGCATCCTCCtgcctcttcctcctctgcttCTTCAAATTGCAGAGGAGCAACCGGAGGAATCTCCCACCGAGCCCACCTTCGCTCCCCATCATCGGCCACCTCCTCCTCATAAAAGAGCCTGTCCACCGGACCCTCCAGTCTCTCTCCCACCGCTACGGCCCggtcctctccctctccttcggCTCCCGCCCCGTGGTCGTCGTATCCTCCCCGTCCGCAGCCGAAGAGTGCTTTACCAGGAATGACGCTGTCCTCGCCAACCGCCCCCACATGCTCTCCAGCGAGATTTTCGGCTACGGTCTCACCACCATCGGCACCGCCCCTTATGGCCCCCTCTGGCGCGACCTCCGCCGCCTCACGGTCCTCCAAATCCTTTCCCCGCACCGCCTCGCTGGCTCCCTCGCCATCCGGCTGGAGGAAGTGAGGCTCCTCGTGAAGAGCTTCTACAAAGAGGCAGCGATGGTGGCGGGTGGCGGTGGCTGCGCGAAGGTGGAGATGAGGTCGAGGCTGCAGGACCTGTCCTTCAATATCATCATGAGGATGATCTCTGGGAAGCGTTACTTTGGTGCCGCCATCGACGCGGATGACGCTGAGGTGGCCAGGCAGTTCAGGGAGGTGATAAAGGAGGCATTCGAGCTGAGTGGGACAGACCCGAGCGATTTCTTGCCGGCGCTGAGGAAGGTGGTGGACTTCAAGGGGAGAAAGCGTAGGATGGTGGACGTGGCGAAGAGGTCCGATGTGATCCTGCAGGGCATGATAGACGAGCTGAGGTCGAGAAGGAAGAGGAGCGACGGGGGCCGAGAGGTGGAGAGCAAGACGATGATCGATACCATGCTGTCGGAGGGCTACTCGGACGACAGCATCAAAGGCCAAATGCTG TCGATGTTAGCTGCGGGCACGGACACGTCCTCGGTGACAATGGAATGGGCCCTGTCCCTCCTACTCAACCATCCGGACGTCATGAAGAAAGCTCAAGCGGAACTAGATGATGTTGTTGGCCCAGACCGTCTACCTGACGAAGCAGACATTCAGAAGCTGCCTTGCCTTCAAAACATCATCAACGAAGCGCTCCGGTTGTTTCCGCCAGCGCCACTCCTAGTGCCTCACGAGTCCTTTGAGGACTGCACGATTGGCGGGTTTGACGTGCCCCAAGGCACGATGATCCTAGTAAATGCGTGGGCAATCCAGAGAGACTCAAAAGTGTGGGACGATCCAACAAGTTTTAAACCAGAAAGACACGAGGGATTGGAAGGGGATCATGCGTACCGGTTGTTGCCGTTTGGCATGGGGAGAAGGGGCTGTCCCGGTGCTGGCCTCGCCAACAGAGTGGTGGGTTTGGCTCTAGCGGCGCTTATTCAATGCTTCGAATGGGAACGAGTCGGCGAAGAGCCGGTGGACATGTCGGAAGGGACAGGACTCGTAATGCCCAAGAGACAGCCATTGGAGGCTATGTGCAAAGCGCGGGAATGCATGGTTGCTAATGTTCTTGGACAGCTTTGA
- the LOC115746402 gene encoding putative cyclin-A3-1 isoform X1 encodes MAEQGRSLRITRAAKKRAATATGKAADAAGEEQTPATKKRVVLGELPNLSNIVVKADGGLNAKKPKPRQLKAVRGKVKKPVTESTASSAPLSGPSLESEDVDPKIDVEPASDDPQMCRAYVADIYEYLHKMEMEPHRRPLPDYLEKVQKDVTANMRGILVDWLIEVAEEYKLLSDTLYLSISYIDRFLSLSVLNRQKLQLLGVSAMLIASKYEEISPPHVEEFCYITDNTYTKEEVVKMESNILKSLMFEMGNPTIKSFLRRFNRIAQEGYKTNNHLQLEFLGYYLAELSLLDYSCVKFLPSLVAASVTFLARFMVRPKTHPWSLALQQYSGYCPKDLKDCVQILHDLYLSRRGGSLPAVREKYRQHKFKCVASMASPPEIPAAYFEDVGE; translated from the exons ATGGCGGAGCAGGGGCGGAGCTTGCGCATCACCCGCGCGGCCAAGAAGAGGGCCGCGACTGCGACGGGGAAGGCGGCGGATGCGGCGGGCGAGGAGCAGACCCCGGCGACCAAGAAGCGCGTCGTCCTCGGGGAGCTCCCCAACTTGTCGAACATCGTCGTCAAGGCGGACGGCGGGTTGAACGCGAAGAAGCCCAAGCCTAGGCAGCTCAAGGCGGTTCGAGGGAAGGTCAAGAAGCCCGTGACGGAGAGCACGGCCAGCAGTGCTCCATTGAGCGGCCCATCGTTGGAGTCGGAGGATGTGGATCCGAAGATCGACGTCGAGCCCGCGTCAGACGATCCCCAGATGTGTCGAGCTTACGTGGCCGACATATACGAGTATCTGCATAAGATGGAG ATGGAGCCTCATAGAAGGCCTTTGCCTGATTACCTCGAGAAGGTTCAGAAGGATGTGACGGCGAACATGAGAGGGATATTGGTCGATTGGTTAATTGAAGTCGCCGAAGAGTACAAGCTGCTCTCCGATACGCTCTACCTCTCCATCTCCTACATTGATAGGTTCCTGTCTCTGAGTGTTCTCAACAGGCAAAAGCTTCAGTTGCTGGGCGTTTCCGCAATGCTCATTGCCTC AAAGTATGAAGAGATCAGCCCTCCTCATGTGGAGGAATTCTGTTACATAACGGATAACACTTACACTAAGGAAGAG GTTGTTAAGATGGAGTCTAATATACTCAAGTCACTGATGTTTGAGATGGGCAATCCTACAATAAAGTCATTTTTAAG AAGGTTTAATCGAATTGCTCAAGAGGGCTATAAA ACAAATAATCATCTGCAACTAGAGTTCCTAGGCTACTACCTTGCTGAGCTAAGTTTGCTCGACTATAGTTGCGTGAAGTTCTTACCTTCTCTGGTAGCTGCTTCTGTGACATTTCTTGCCAGATTCATGGTCCGACCAAAGACCCATCCTTGG AGCTTAGCCCTGCAACAATACTCAGGGTATTGTCCCAAGGATTTGAAGGATTGTGTGCAAATCCTGCACGACTTGTATCTAAGTAGAAGGGGTGGATCTTTGCCTGCAGTGAGAGAAAAATACAGACAACATAAG TTCAAATGCGTCGCAAGCATGGCCTCTCCACCGGAGATACCTGCTGCTTACTTTGAAGATGTTGGAGAATGA
- the LOC115746367 gene encoding WPP domain-containing protein 1-like isoform X1, translated as MPGSEGAMASPPLPVLPPSPPEQNSPPPQQTEAPPQRPNPDVAFRLWPPTQPTRDAIVSRVVETLSAPSALSTRYGRLSLEEATSVARAIEQEEYASTVAAASASDDGADVLQAYARAIARRMLDSVHPRTARDRGYLQPKTPEVLDVSPSFDPEVERSSSF; from the coding sequence ATGCCTGGATCGGAAGGAGCTATGGCATCACCACCCCTACCAGTTCTACCACCATCTCCTCCGGAGCAGAACTCGCCGCCGCCTCAACAAACGGAAGCGCCTCCCCAACGGCCCAACCCCGACGTCGCCTTTCGCCTTTGGCCTCCGACGCAGCCCACGCGCGACGCGATCGTCTCGCGCGTCGTGGAGACGCTGTCCGCTCCATCGGCGCTCTCCACTCGCTACGGAAGATTGTCCCTGGAGGAGGCGACGTCCGTCGCCCGCGCCATTGAACAGGAAGAGTACGCCTCCACCGttgccgccgcctccgcctctGACGACGGCGCGGACGTCCTCCAGGCGTACGCCAGGGCGATCGCCAGGCGCATGCTAGACTCCGTCCATCCGCGCACCGCTCGCGACCGCGGCTATCTCCAGCCGAAGACCCCCGAAGTGTTGGATGTCTCCCCTTCTTTCGATCCCGAGGTCGAAAGGTCGTCGTCTTTTTGA
- the LOC115746402 gene encoding putative cyclin-A3-1 isoform X2: protein MAEQGRSLRITRAAKKRAATATGKAADAAGEEQTPATKKRVVLGELPNLSNIVVKADGGLNAKKPKPRQLKAVRGKVKKPVTESTASSAPLSGPSLESEDVDPKIDVEPASDDPQMCRAYVADIYEYLHKMEMEPHRRPLPDYLEKVQKDVTANMRGILVDWLIEVAEEYKLLSDTLYLSISYIDRFLSLSVLNRQKLQLLGVSAMLIASKYEEISPPHVEEFCYITDNTYTKEEVVKMESNILKSLMFEMGNPTIKSFLRFNRIAQEGYKTNNHLQLEFLGYYLAELSLLDYSCVKFLPSLVAASVTFLARFMVRPKTHPWSLALQQYSGYCPKDLKDCVQILHDLYLSRRGGSLPAVREKYRQHKFKCVASMASPPEIPAAYFEDVGE, encoded by the exons ATGGCGGAGCAGGGGCGGAGCTTGCGCATCACCCGCGCGGCCAAGAAGAGGGCCGCGACTGCGACGGGGAAGGCGGCGGATGCGGCGGGCGAGGAGCAGACCCCGGCGACCAAGAAGCGCGTCGTCCTCGGGGAGCTCCCCAACTTGTCGAACATCGTCGTCAAGGCGGACGGCGGGTTGAACGCGAAGAAGCCCAAGCCTAGGCAGCTCAAGGCGGTTCGAGGGAAGGTCAAGAAGCCCGTGACGGAGAGCACGGCCAGCAGTGCTCCATTGAGCGGCCCATCGTTGGAGTCGGAGGATGTGGATCCGAAGATCGACGTCGAGCCCGCGTCAGACGATCCCCAGATGTGTCGAGCTTACGTGGCCGACATATACGAGTATCTGCATAAGATGGAG ATGGAGCCTCATAGAAGGCCTTTGCCTGATTACCTCGAGAAGGTTCAGAAGGATGTGACGGCGAACATGAGAGGGATATTGGTCGATTGGTTAATTGAAGTCGCCGAAGAGTACAAGCTGCTCTCCGATACGCTCTACCTCTCCATCTCCTACATTGATAGGTTCCTGTCTCTGAGTGTTCTCAACAGGCAAAAGCTTCAGTTGCTGGGCGTTTCCGCAATGCTCATTGCCTC AAAGTATGAAGAGATCAGCCCTCCTCATGTGGAGGAATTCTGTTACATAACGGATAACACTTACACTAAGGAAGAG GTTGTTAAGATGGAGTCTAATATACTCAAGTCACTGATGTTTGAGATGGGCAATCCTACAATAAAGTCATTTTTAAG GTTTAATCGAATTGCTCAAGAGGGCTATAAA ACAAATAATCATCTGCAACTAGAGTTCCTAGGCTACTACCTTGCTGAGCTAAGTTTGCTCGACTATAGTTGCGTGAAGTTCTTACCTTCTCTGGTAGCTGCTTCTGTGACATTTCTTGCCAGATTCATGGTCCGACCAAAGACCCATCCTTGG AGCTTAGCCCTGCAACAATACTCAGGGTATTGTCCCAAGGATTTGAAGGATTGTGTGCAAATCCTGCACGACTTGTATCTAAGTAGAAGGGGTGGATCTTTGCCTGCAGTGAGAGAAAAATACAGACAACATAAG TTCAAATGCGTCGCAAGCATGGCCTCTCCACCGGAGATACCTGCTGCTTACTTTGAAGATGTTGGAGAATGA